One Streptosporangium sp. NBC_01495 DNA window includes the following coding sequences:
- a CDS encoding WXG100 family type VII secretion target: MSYENDKAMYIAAAAEATAAAVVLMSPVAKTIAVMIGTMLSDPEGMRKLAEQWRDSALGSEAPDLEGLGTAIADLRRMVDDDGWKGEARQKFDAASTAFLEEMRTLAAHRTSAGDTVEQTALIFHIGAQVVFWAAQLMAYLAVVSLATMIVPVMRVSAQIAIHKTLTTIGQGVMALVRTKMNVVLSAAAIFSIVNLIGATQAQLFLGLEAITDKTPDFKDAGLDHAAGTLAPSMDPDLSPQPQGGLMGML, from the coding sequence GTGAGCTACGAAAACGACAAGGCGATGTACATCGCGGCGGCGGCCGAGGCGACCGCCGCCGCGGTCGTGCTCATGTCCCCGGTGGCGAAGACCATCGCCGTGATGATCGGCACGATGCTGTCCGACCCCGAGGGCATGAGGAAGCTGGCCGAGCAGTGGCGTGACTCGGCGCTGGGGAGCGAGGCCCCGGACCTCGAAGGCCTGGGAACCGCGATAGCCGATCTGCGGAGAATGGTGGACGACGACGGGTGGAAGGGCGAGGCGCGCCAGAAGTTCGACGCGGCCTCGACCGCCTTCCTCGAGGAGATGAGGACGCTCGCCGCGCACCGCACCAGCGCCGGTGACACCGTTGAGCAGACCGCGCTCATCTTCCACATCGGCGCCCAGGTGGTCTTCTGGGCGGCGCAGCTCATGGCCTACCTGGCGGTCGTGTCGCTGGCCACGATGATCGTTCCTGTCATGAGGGTGAGCGCGCAGATCGCGATCCACAAGACGCTCACGACCATCGGTCAGGGCGTCATGGCGCTGGTCCGGACGAAGATGAATGTGGTCCTGTCCGCCGCCGCGATTTTCAGCATCGTGAACTTGATCGGCGCGACCCAGGCGCAGTTGTTCCTCGGTCTGGAGGCCATCACCGACAAGACGCCCGACTTCAAGGACGCCGGCCTCGATCACGCGGCCGGAACCCTCGCTCCTTCGATGGACCCGGACCTCTCCCCGCAACCACAGGGTGGGCTTATGGGCATGCTCTGA
- a CDS encoding YbaB/EbfC family nucleoid-associated protein: MFPFNPSANGFRLDDLERVAEDAEQVRRRAEVARRELEDITGEGESANGRVRAFTGATGRLLEIRLDPRVMEMGSQDLAEEVTLAVRRAQEDGDYKRERMLRDVLGSSALSTEELVDPFQEISSAFSRSLDEREARVREAAREVR, from the coding sequence ATGTTTCCTTTCAATCCTTCCGCCAACGGGTTCCGCCTGGACGACCTGGAGCGTGTGGCGGAGGACGCCGAGCAGGTGCGGCGTCGCGCGGAGGTCGCGCGGCGCGAGCTGGAGGACATCACCGGAGAGGGGGAGAGCGCGAACGGCAGGGTCAGGGCGTTCACCGGCGCGACCGGGCGCCTGCTGGAGATCAGGCTCGATCCCCGGGTGATGGAGATGGGCAGCCAGGACCTGGCCGAGGAGGTGACGCTCGCCGTACGGCGGGCGCAGGAGGACGGCGACTACAAGCGGGAGCGGATGTTGCGTGACGTCCTCGGCTCCTCGGCGCTGTCCACCGAGGAGCTCGTCGATCCGTTCCAGGAGATCTCCAGCGCCTTCAGCCGCTCGCTGGACGAGCGGGAGGCCAGGGTCAGGGAGGCCGCGCGCGAGGTCCGCTGA